From Neodiprion pinetum isolate iyNeoPine1 chromosome 7, iyNeoPine1.2, whole genome shotgun sequence, a single genomic window includes:
- the LOC124223886 gene encoding uncharacterized MFS-type transporter C09D4.1-like, whose translation MVTAERNENIVEDRDLLSQRHRLVIKPVVSEFVEMQPDEKLSKIVGNATEIKVYPRRWLQLVLFIVFSTTNNLQWYQYTIINNIVSRYYNVSSLAIDWTSMIFMVTYMVVIFPASYVTDRVGLRWTVVFASTLTCIGAWLKVLSASPDRFMVTFTGQILVAVAQVFILPVPGRLAAYWFGPKQIALATAFACAGTHVGFSICFPTVPVLVKNHDNIEDIGKDLYKVFWGIALCCSVIVVAIIFLFKDEPLLPPSDARALQKLHKERSPEGFWPPVKRTLCNIDFILLWNSYGIIMSVLGATNTVLNSLCLAHFKNGEQIAGNLGLSIVGTGGFGTVFLAMILDKTKAFRIIPIAIGSLALLTEVLFAISFSLEVQWMVVVTGMMLGTFLVGWASLGFELCAETTYPEPVGTTVGILNISIQIYGTLMVLIVRRLIETYGDRAAHYCLSASLLIGTILIASTRGNFRRQNAERIAKYNPVALQEFPKPEKQ comes from the exons ATGGTGACCGCGGAACGTAACGAGAATATCGTCGAAGATCGCGATCTTCTATCGCAGCGTCACAGACTTGTGATAAAGCCAGTCGTGTCTGAATTTGTCGAAATGCAGCCTGACGAAAAGCTGTCGAAAATCGTTGGTAACGCAACCGAAATCAAAGTTTACCCTAGACGATGGCTCCAACTCGTTCTCTTCATCGTTTTCAGTACGACGAACAACTTGCAGTGGTACCAATACACCATCATCAACAACATTGTAAGCCG gtACTACAACGTTTCTTCACTGGCCATCGATTGGACCTCGATGATTTTTATGGTGACCTACATGGTCGTCATCTTTCCGGCTTCCTACGTAACCGACAGAGTCGGTTTACGGTGGACCGTTGTTTTCGCATCGACCCTCACCTGCATCGGGGCTTGGTTGAAGGTTCTTTCAGCCTCTCCGGATCGCTTCATGGTCACCTTCACAGGCCAAATCCTGGTTGCGGTTGCCCAGGTCTTCATCCTCCCTGTACCAGGGCGACTAGCGGCCTACTGGTTTGGACCAAAGCAGATCGCCCTGGCGACGGCTTTCGCCTGCGCCGGCACTCATGTCGGCTTCTCAATCTGTTTCCCGACCGTGCCAGTCCTTGTAAAGAATCACGATAACATCGAGGACATTGGAAAAGACTTATACAAGGTTTTCTGGGGGATAGCTCTGTGCTGCAGTGTCATTGTCGTGGCCATAATTTTCC TTTTCAAGGATGAGCCGTTACTGCCGCCCAGCGATGCGAGGGCGCTTCAGAAACTGCACAAAGAAAGGTCTCCCGAAGGATTTTGGCCACCTGTGAAAAGGACACTGTGCAACATAGACTTCATTCTCCTGTGGAACTCGTACGGTATCATAATGAGCGTTTTAGGAGCCACGAACACCGTGTTGAACTCTTTATGCCTCGCTCACTTCAAG AACGGTGAACAAATCGCTGGTAATCTGGGCTTGTCCATCGTTGGCACGGGAGGCTTCGGCACGGTGTTCCTGGCCATGATACtcgacaaaacaaaggcaTTCAG AATCATCCCCATAGCCATCGGAAGTCTCGCTCTACTTACGGAAGTCTTGTTCGCGATCAGTTTTTCGTTAGAAGTCCAATGGATGGTTGTGGTCACCGGGATGATGCTCGG aaCTTTCCTCGTCGGTTGGGCCAGCTTGGGTTTCGAACTCTGCGCGGAGACTACTTATCCCGAACCCGTAGGCACGACAGTAGGGATTCTCAACATTTCCATACAGATTTACGGCACATTGATGGTGCTGATCGTCCGCAGGCTGATAGAAACATACGGCGACAGGGCTGCGCATTATTGTCTCAGTGCATCTCTGCTTATAGGAACGATCCTGATCGCCTCAACCAGGGGCAACTTCCGGCGGCAGAATGCCGAGCGAATCGCCAAGTACAACCCCGTCGCACTTCAGGAATTCCCAAAACCCGAGAAGCAATAA
- the LOC124223884 gene encoding uncharacterized protein — MNESTTTTTASTSPTATVTGKKRKIRQDRWEQNRKKLKRNSGKSYASQSGNKIPRKKFRHTTDCCKKNCSSSFDYKRQREIFKTFWAMAEKPSQDTFLISCIQREEIKYVKTVTKRKNRSWSWKYSFKVDGQDKTVCKGFFLSLLQITESRMKTVLRFCKSGTTVATEKRGKQPNPAKISNVVWSLVKEHWSTFPNKKSHYGSSKTERKYFENPDLNVKKMFHAFQEYYFDKTGKQLSLKYPTYHRYFRENSDYSFRQRKTDVCDFCTECKIKLSANSSDPCKESFRLHEVKVAEYKVLRQQCTKNINDDTLTVEFDYAQNLPLPKLNVSAQFYKRLLWLYVFNTHCFNDGDSKFFCFLECDGGKNGNSVCSFLNDFLVKKLTENPELKKVVLLSDSCGGQNKNKTLVRYCAWLSVKMGVEINHIFPVRGHSYCQCDRNFGVYGTVLKKVETVENPIEYLEIMRTVRHKPKAFEAEMSAHLLKEWDKTLDSFFLKVPKAKGKKFTIQKYVKLSYKPTGTMSVYADYNGAPQNFNLFKLNAFVSKDTELALANPAPVGIKTAKKNDVLSLMPFVKPVNREWYKNVLRGTCNDNDSAETDEMDSD; from the exons ATGAACGAATCTACAACAACTACAACAGCATCGACTAGCCCTACTGCTACAGTTAcggggaaaaagagaaaaattcgaCAAGATAGATGGGAACAAAATAGAAAGAAGCTTAAGCGTAACAGTGGTAAAAGTTACGCTTCTCAAAGTGGGAATAAAATacctcgaaaaaaattcaggcaCACTACCGACTGCTGCAAGAAAAACTGTTCGTCTTCTTTCGATTATAAACGTcagcgtgaaattttcaagactTTCTGGGCAATGGCTGAGAAACCGAGTCAGGACACTTTTTTAATCAGTTGTATAcaacgtgaagaaatcaaatacGTCAAAACCGTAACAAAACGGAAGAACAGATCTTGGTCTTGGAAATATTCTTTCAAAGTAGATGGCCAGGATAAAACTGTCTGTAAAGGATTTTTTCTGTCTCTTCTCCAAATAACTGAATCCAGAATGAAAACGGTGCTCCGATTTTGTAAATCAG GTACGACAGTTGCTACAGAAAAAAGGGGTAAGCAACCCAACCCTGCCAAAATTTCGAACGTGGTATGGAGTTTAGTGAAGGAGCATTGGTCGACTTTCCCGAACAAAAAATCGCATTATGGAAGCTCCAAAACTGAAAGAAAGTACTTCGAGAATCCAGActtaaacgtaaaaaaaatgtttcacgcATTCCAAGAATATTACTTTGATAAAACAGGGAAGCAGCTCTCACTAAAGTACCCAACGTACCATAGATATTTTCGGGAAAATAGTGATTACTCGTTTAGGCAACGTAAAACAGACGTCTGTGATTTTTGCACCGAATGTAAAATCAAACTATCGGCAAATTCATCAGATCCGTGTAAGGAATCGTTCCGTCTACATGAAGTAAAAGTTGCGGAATACAAGGTTTTGCGGCAACAGTGCACAAAGAATATTAACGATGATACTCTAACTGTTGAGTTCGACTACGCACAAAATCTTCCGCTTCCAAAACTGAACGTTAGCGCACAATTTTACAAGCGATTATTGTGGCTGTATGTTTTCAACACACACTGTTTTAATGACGGtgacagcaaatttttttgcttcttagAATGTGATGGTGGCAAGAACGGTAACTCTGTGTGTAgttttttgaacgattttctggtaaaaaaattgactgaaaatccagaattaaaaaaagtagTTCTTTTGTCTGACTCCTGTGGGgggcaaaataaaaacaagacTCTCGTACGATATTGTGCTTGGTTGTCGGTCAAAATGGGAgttgaaataaatcacatcTTTCCGGTGCGAGGTCATTCATACTGCCAATGCGATAGAAATTTCGGTGTTTACGgaactgttttaaaaaaagtagagaCCGTCGAAAATCCTATCGAGTATCTCGAAATAATGAGGACCGTAAGGCACAAACCAAAAGCTTTCGAAGCAGAGATGAGTGCCCACTTATTAAAAGAATGGGATAAAACTttggattcattttttctaaagGTTCCAAAAGCTAAGGGAAAGAAATTCACGATCCAAAAGTATGTGAAGTTATCATACAAGCCAACAGGCACCATGTCCGTTTACGCGGACTATAATGGCGCTCCGCAAAATTTCAACCTGTTCAAATTAAACGCTTTTGTAAGTAAAGATACCGAACTAGCATTAGCAAACCCGGCTCCTGTTGGAATTAAGACAgctaaaaaaaatgacgtgcTATCTTTAATGCCTTTTGTAAAACCGGTTAATAGGGAATGGTATAAAAATGTGCTGCGGGGTACCTGCAACGACAATGATTCGGCTGAAACAGACGAAATGGACTCTGATTGA
- the LOC124223242 gene encoding uncharacterized MFS-type transporter C09D4.1-like: MVIVENSVITNEDSKSFSKECGVLTILAPIDDAKSGEKQMDEKLAKVVDSLMEVKLFQRRWLQLVLFFILGISCDVHLFQFVIIGNITRRFYNVSSLAVEWTATIFMIEYVILLIPVSYLTDRLGLRRTILITTTGVTLGSWIKVFAASPDRFDLAIVAQLLFGMFQVFVFSVPGRLASHWFGPKEVALATAVGFYGPQAGIIVSSLAVPMVVEDHENIEDIGRDFSFIFWPQAIGSSILTIILFFFFLDEPRLPPGGARALQKVNHESAVLGFLPTCKRVLKNRSFLMLWNSFGLIMGVALALGILLNPFYTAHFKDDTRSVGYLTIWLSVIGAIGSTTCGTILDKTKAFRKLSIVVCCLSVPATLLYGSSYMLELRWMVFATLLLCGAPVIGYGTIGTELCVEITYPEPESITTGILNMSPQIYGFFLVFLTGRMLENYGDIAAIGCICASLVLGTILVILNKSELRREKARQLTSRYIAVPVKELTELKSHDSRATS; this comes from the exons atggtgaTAGTTGAGAATAGCGTAATTACAAACGAGGACAGCAAGTCCTTTTCCAAAGAATGCGGAGTTCTGACGATCTTAGCACCGATTGACGATGCTAAATCTGGCGAGAAACAAATGGACGAAAAGTTGGCGAAAGTTGTTGACAGTTTAATGGAAGTCAAACTCTTCCAGAGACGCTGGCTACAGCTCGTCCTGTTCTTCATTCTCGGTATAAGCTGCGACGTGCATCTGTTTCAGTTCGTAATCATCGGCAATATAACGCGCAG GTTTTACAACGTTTCTTCACTGGCAGTGGAATGGACCGCAACAATTTTCATGATAGAATACGTGATTTTGCTGATACCGGTCTCTTATTTAACGGATCGCCTTGGTTTGAGACGAACCATCCTGATAACGACGACGGGCGTAACCCTTGGCTCTTGGATTAAGGTTTTCGCAGCATCTCCGGACCGATTTGACTTAGCAATTGTTGCGCAACTCCTGTTTGGCATGTTCCAAGTCTTCGTCTTCAGCGTTCCTGGCCGATTAGCTTCTCATTGGTTTGGGCCAAAAGAAGTCGCCCTGGCCACAGCCGTCGGTTTCTACGGACCTCAGGCGGGCATTATCGTCTCTTCCCTGGCTGTTCCCATGGTCGTTGAAGATCACGAAAATATCGAAGACATCGGCAGGGAtttctcgtttattttttggCCACAGGCAATCGGGTCCAGCATTCTCACcatcatattattttttt TTTTTCTCGACGAACCGCGCTTACCACCGGGTGGTGCAAGGGCGTTACAAAAAGTAAACCACGAATCAGCGGTTTTGGGCTTTCTGCCAACGTGTAAAAGGGTCCTGAAGAACAGGAGTTTTCTCATGCTGTGGAACAGCTTTGGCTTAATTATGGGTGTGGCATTGGCATTGGGCATCCTATTGAATCCGTTTTACACTGCTCATTTCAAG GACGATACTAGGAGTGTTGGATATCTGACGATTTGGCTGAGTGTGATTGGGGCGATTGGCTCAACAACCTGTGGTACGATTCTCGACAAAACGAAGGCGTTCAG AAAGCTCTCGATCGTCGTCTGTTGCTTGTCAGTCCCTGCAACGTTGTTGTATGGGTCAAGCTATATGCTGGAATTGAGATGGATGGTATTTGCGACTCTCCTACTATGCGG AGCTCCCGTGATCGGATATGGAACAATTGGAACGGAATTATGCGTGGAAATAACTTATCCTGAGCCAGAATCAATCACCACCGGAATTTTAAACATGTCACCTCAGATCTATGGGTTTTTTTTGGTATTCCTCACCGGCAGGATGTTGGAAAACTACGGCGATATAGCGGCAATCGGGTGTATTTGCGCATCTCTCGTTCTGGGAACTATATtagtaattttgaataaaagcGAACTCCGACGCGAGAAAGCTAGGCAACTCACCAGCCGATACATCGCTGTTCCCGTCAAAGAATTGACAGAGTTGAAATCTCACGATTCGAGAGCCACTTCGTGA
- the cert gene encoding ceramide transfer protein isoform X1 yields the protein MAEEKVNTHCHYSEEEDEESDGVVVPELQGILSKWTNYIHGWQSRFIVLKDGTLSYYKSEQDSGFGCRGSIGLYKAVIKAHEFDECRFDVSVNDCLVWYLRANSPEEKQRWVDVLKSYKAESGYGSENSLKRHGSAVSLTSNTQSTASAGSFSKRGIRGLKEKLAEMETFKNILVQQIDTLQKYFDNCADIAKVSPATNQQNLTDVEFDPAEQSVDFKGEAITFKATSEGVLATLQHCLDLMTQREDAWRRRWEREVEKRRRVEELYYKAVKEQVAASREDFPTRRVLIHGGPDYEEGPHSTLCDEEFYDAVETGLDKIDEENQLRDRLKQKVVSIPTSPTTSAAKHRLWPEIDKVSTEQLHYARLGVGGAGGWQLFAEDGDMRMYRREEEADGLVVDPLKACHVVKGVTGHEVCNIFYSPEYRSGWEATLEDMTVVEKISDDTLVFLQTHKRIWPASQRDALFWSHIRRVSDDQDPDAHDLWIVCNHSTEYTEHPPNAGKCVRVYLTVCLVCQTFIDPPKEGSEITRDDITCKITYCSVVNPGGWAPAAVLRAVYKREYPKFLKRFTSYCIDQCKDKPILF from the exons ATGGCCGAGGAAAAAGTCAACACTCACTGCCACTACagcgaggaggaggacgaggaatcCGACGGCGTCGTCGTTCCCGAGCTCCAGGGCATATTGTCCAAGTGGACAAATTACATCCACGGCTGGCAGTCCCGCTTCATTGTACTCAAGGACGGCACCCTCTCTTATTACAAATCCGAACAGGACAGCGGATTCGGGTGTCGTGGATCCATTGGCCTCTACAAGGCTGTTATCAAG gcTCACGAGTTTGACGAATGCAGATTTGACGTGTCCGTCAATGATTGTCTTGTTTGGTATTTAAGAGCCAATAGTCCCGAAGAAAAGCAACGTTGGGTCGACGTTTTGAAATCGTACAAG GCTGAGTCTGGATACGGTAGCGAAAACAGCCTAAAACGTCATGGCAGCGCGGTATCTCTTACGTCCAACACACAGTCAACGGCGAGTGCTGGTAGTTTTAGTAAACGCGGAATCCGAGGGCTGAAGGAAAAGTTGGCGGAAATGGAAACTTTCAAGAATATATTAGTCCAGCAGATTGACACACTGCAGAAGTACTTTGATAACTGTGCAGACATTGCCAAAGTGTCGCCAGCAACGAATCAGC AAAATCTGACGGACGTGGAATTCGATCCGGCCGAACAATCGGTCGACTTCAAGGGTGAAGCCATCACGTTTAAAGCGACGAGCGAAGGAGTCTTGGCCACTCTTCAGCACTGTCTGGATCTTATGACACAGAGGGAAGACGCCTGGCGTCGCAGGTGGGAGAgagaagttgaaaaacgtCGGAGAGTCGAGGAGCTTTATTACAAAGCAGTTAAGGAACAGGTAGCCGCTTCTAGAGAAGATTTTCCGACGCGCAGAGTCCTCATACACGGGGGTCCTGACTACGAG GAAGGTCCGCACAGCACTCTTTGCGACGAGGAATTTTACGACGCAGTCGAAACAGGCCTGGACAAAATTGACGAAGAAAATCAGCTTCGGGACAGGCTGAAGCAGAAGGTTGTCTCCATTCCGACAAGTCCTACAACGTCGGCGGCCAAGCATAGGCTTTGGCCAGAG ATTGACAAAGTCTCAACCGAGCAGCTGCATTACGCAAGACTCGGAGTTGGCGGAGCTGGAGGTTGGCAACTATTTGCAGAGGATGGAGACATGCGGATGTACAGGCGGGAGGAGGAGGCTGATGGCCTGGTTGTCGATCCGCTCAAGGCTTGCCACGTTGTTAAGGGCGTGACAGGGCATGAAGTTTGCAACATATTTTACAGCCCGGAGTACAGAAGCGGATGGGAAGCAACGCTAGAGGACATGActgttgtagaaaaaatttccgacgATACTCTAGTATTTTTACAGACGCACAAACGGATATGGCCCGCTAGCCAGAGGGACGCCTTATTTTGGTCCCACATTCGGAGGGTTTCGGATGACCAGGATCCCGACGCTCATGATCTATGGATTGTCTGTAATCACAGCACTGAATACACGGAGCATCCG cctaACGCCGGAAAGTGTGTTCGAGTTTATTTGACTGTTTGCCTAGTTTGCCAAACGTTTATAGATCCGCCAAAGGAAGGAAGCGAGATTACGAGGGATGACATTACCTGTAAAATTACTTATTGTTCCGTAG TTAATCCTGGCGGCTGGGCTCCAGCGGCGGTTCTTCGGGCGGTCTATAAACGGGAATATCCAAAGTTTTTGAAACGCTTTACGAGCTACTGTATCGACCAATGCAAAGACAAGCCAATTTTATTCTGA
- the LOC124223243 gene encoding choline/ethanolamine transporter FLVCR2-like — protein sequence MEMVENSVITNEDSKSFSKECGVLTILAPIDDAKSGEKQMDEKLAKVVDSLMEVKLFKRRWLQLVLFFILGISCDVHASQFVIIGNITRRFYNVSSLAVEWTITIFMIEYVILLIPVSYLTDRLGLRRTILITTTGVTLGSWIKVFAASPDRFDLAIVAQVLFGMFQVFVFSVPGRLASHWFGPKEVALATSVGFYGVQVGNIICCLTVPMVVEDHEDVEDIGRDFSLIFWPQAIGSSILTFILFFFFLDEPRLPPSGARALQKMNHESTILGFLPTCKRVLKNRSFLILWNSFGLIMGVGFALGVLLNPFYTAHFKDDTRSVAYLSISLNVVGMVGSVICSTILDKTKAFRKLSVVVCCLSIPATLLYGTSYMLELKWMIFATMLLCGALVIGYGIIGTELCVEITYPEPESITTGILNMASQIYAFFLVLLTGRLLENYGDVPAFGCICAFLVLGTILVIFNKSELRREKARQLTSRYISVPVKELTELKSHELRAAP from the exons atggagATGGTGGAGAATAGCGTGATTACAAACGAGGACAGCAAGTCCTTTTCCAAAGAATGCGGAGTTCTGACGATCTTAGCACCGATTGACGATGCTAAATCTGGCGAGAAACAAATGGACGAAAAGTTGGCAAAAGTTGTTGACAGTTTAATGGAAGTCAAACTCTTCAAGAGACGCTGGCTGCAGCTCGTCCTGTTCTTCATTCTCGGTATAAGCTGCGACGTGCATGCTTCTCAGTTCGTAATCATCGGCAATATAACGCGCAG GTTTTACAACGTTTCTTCACTGGCAGTGGAATGGACCATAACAATTTTCATGATAGAATACGTGATTCTGCTGATACCGGTCTCTTATTTAACGGATCGCCTTGGTTTGAGACGAACCATCCTGATAACGACGACGGGCGTAACCCTTGGCTCTTGGATTAAGGTTTTCGCAGCATCTCCGGACCGTTTTGACTTAGCAATTGTTGCACAAGTCCTATTTGGCATGTTCCAAGTCTTCGTCTTCAGCGTTCCTGGCCGATTAGCTTCTCATTGGTTTGGGCCAAAAGAAGTCGCGCTTGCCACATCCGTTGGTTTCTATGGAGTTCAGGTGGGCAATATTATATGTTGCTTGACTGTTCCGATGGTCGTTGAAGATCATGAAGATGTCGAAGACATCGGAAGGGATTTCTCGTTAATCTTTTGGCCACAGGCAATCGGGTCCAGCATTCTCACcttcatattatttttct TTTTTCTCGACGAACCGCGCTTGCCACCGAGTGGTGCAAGGGCACTCCAAAAAATGAACCACGAATCAACTATTTTGGGCTTTCTGCCAACGTGTAAAAGGGTCCTAAAGAACAGGAGTTTTCTCATCCTGTGGAACAGCTTTGGCTTAATTATGGGTGTGGGATTCGCATTGGGCGTACTATTGAATCCATTCTACACTGCTCATTTCAAG GACGATACTCGGAGTGTTGCATATCTGTCAATTTCGCTGAATGTGGTTGGAATGGTTGGCTCAGTAATCTGTAGTACAATTCTCGACAAAACGAAGGCGTTCAG AAAGCTCTCGGTCGTCGTCTGCTGCTTGTCAATCCCTGCAACGTTGTTGTACGGGACAAGCTATATGCTGGAATTGAAATGGATGATATTTGCGACTATGCTACTATGCGG AGCTCTCGTTATCGGATATGGAATAATTGGAACGGAATTATGCGTGGAAATAACTTATCCTGAGCCAGAATCAATCACCACCGGAATTTTAAACATGGCATCTCAGATCTACGCGTTTTTCTTGGTTCTGCTTACTGGCAGGCTGCTCGAAAACTACGGGGACGTTCCCGCATTCGGCTGTATTTGCGCATTCCTCGTTCTCGGAACTATTTTAGTGATATTCAATAAAAGCGAACTCCGACGCGAGAAAGCTAGGCAACTCACCAGCCGATACATCTCTGTTCCCGTCAAAGAATTGACAGAGTTGAAATCTCACGAGTTGAGAGCCGCTCCGTGA
- the LOC124223892 gene encoding protein lethal(2)essential for life-like: MAEVSTILTHWLSDKIDDFSTSPTCLHIHFKPPVQIPPPPPPPKKIEPCRPPINFELTIDVHQYSAEEIRVSTVNNVIVVEAKHEEKHGEHGHVTREFLRRCTVPPTSDITKATAFLSADGVLKITAPKKSTCCKPGERIIPIEQTGRSACK; this comes from the coding sequence atggCTGAAGTATCCACGATCCTGACTCACTGGCTGTCCGACAAAATCGACGACTTCTCGACTTCGCCAACTTGTCTTCACATCCACTTCAAGCCTCCGGTTCAAATCCCACCGCCGCCACCGCCTCCGAAGAAGATCGAGCCTTGCCGTCCTCCGATTAACTTCGAGCTGACCATCGATGTCCACCAGTACTCGGCCGAGGAGATCCGCGTGTCTACCGTTAACAACGTCATCGTCGTCGAGGCCAAGCACGAGGAGAAACACGGTGAACATGGACACGTGACCAGGGAGTTCCTGAGGCGATGCACCGTTCCTCCGACAAGCGACATCACCAAGGCCACCGCCTTCCTCTCCGCCGATGGTGTCCTCAAGATTACCGCACCGAAAAAATCTACTTGCTGCAAACCTGGCGAGAGGATCATCCCAATCGAACAGACCGGACGTTCGGCCTGCAAGTGA
- the Pex11ab gene encoding peroxisomal membrane protein 11B: MDVIVKLNNQTAGRDKIIRLLQYGSRASWYFVQHGERTRQRIDILKSLEYTFSSFRKLLRLGRCLDLLYSALSSMRYPDLVVRITMTLSKISNALFLLADHIIWVGRAGICQVNVEKWNQVSNKYWLMAIVMNLVRDVYEISKIMEQETAGLKSRAVRTCKFDLPVQFRALCCVKNHTDVFVDTIKNSCDIFIPLTSLGYTRFNPGVVGLLGLISSAAGIYSLVYPLAKLTPA, from the exons ATGGACGTGATAGTGAAGCTGAACAATCAAACTGCCGGAAGAGACAAGATTATAAG ATTACTGCAGTACGGCAGCAGGGCGAGTTGGTATTTCGTTCAACACGGAGAACGGACCAGGCAGAGAATTGACATTCTCAAAAGCCTCGAATACACCTTCAGCTCCTTCCGAAAAC TTTTGCGGCTCGGAAGATGTTTGGATTTGTTATACTCGGCATTGTCGTCAATGAGGTACCCAGATTTGGTTGTGAGAATAACGATGACGTTGTCCAAGATATCGAACGCATTGTTCCTGCTTGCAGACCACATAATCTGGGTTGGCAGAGCAGGGATTTGCCAGGTGAACGTTGAGAAGTGGAATCAAGTATCGAACAAGTACTGGCTGATGGCAATAGTGATGAACCTTGTACGAGACGTCTATGAGATATCGAAAATAATGGAGCAGGAAACGGCTGGATTGAAATCGCGGGCTGTTAGAACGTGTAAATTTGATCTGCCAGTGCAGTTTCGAGCTTTGTGTTGCGTCAAGAATCACACGGATGTTTTCGTGGACACGATAAAAAATAGCTGCGACATTTTCATACCTCTAACTTCTCTCGGTTATACCAGATTCAATCCTGGAGTCGTCGGACTTCTCGGCCTCATTTCTTCCGCTGCTGGTATCTACAGCCTTGTTTATCCATTGGCCAAATTGACCCCTGCCTAA
- the cert gene encoding ceramide transfer protein isoform X2, with product MGKMKLKIKFFREGPHSTLCDEEFYDAVETGLDKIDEENQLRDRLKQKVVSIPTSPTTSAAKHRLWPEIDKVSTEQLHYARLGVGGAGGWQLFAEDGDMRMYRREEEADGLVVDPLKACHVVKGVTGHEVCNIFYSPEYRSGWEATLEDMTVVEKISDDTLVFLQTHKRIWPASQRDALFWSHIRRVSDDQDPDAHDLWIVCNHSTEYTEHPPNAGKCVRVYLTVCLVCQTFIDPPKEGSEITRDDITCKITYCSVVNPGGWAPAAVLRAVYKREYPKFLKRFTSYCIDQCKDKPILF from the exons atgggcaagatgaaactaaaaatcaaattctTTCGG GAAGGTCCGCACAGCACTCTTTGCGACGAGGAATTTTACGACGCAGTCGAAACAGGCCTGGACAAAATTGACGAAGAAAATCAGCTTCGGGACAGGCTGAAGCAGAAGGTTGTCTCCATTCCGACAAGTCCTACAACGTCGGCGGCCAAGCATAGGCTTTGGCCAGAG ATTGACAAAGTCTCAACCGAGCAGCTGCATTACGCAAGACTCGGAGTTGGCGGAGCTGGAGGTTGGCAACTATTTGCAGAGGATGGAGACATGCGGATGTACAGGCGGGAGGAGGAGGCTGATGGCCTGGTTGTCGATCCGCTCAAGGCTTGCCACGTTGTTAAGGGCGTGACAGGGCATGAAGTTTGCAACATATTTTACAGCCCGGAGTACAGAAGCGGATGGGAAGCAACGCTAGAGGACATGActgttgtagaaaaaatttccgacgATACTCTAGTATTTTTACAGACGCACAAACGGATATGGCCCGCTAGCCAGAGGGACGCCTTATTTTGGTCCCACATTCGGAGGGTTTCGGATGACCAGGATCCCGACGCTCATGATCTATGGATTGTCTGTAATCACAGCACTGAATACACGGAGCATCCG cctaACGCCGGAAAGTGTGTTCGAGTTTATTTGACTGTTTGCCTAGTTTGCCAAACGTTTATAGATCCGCCAAAGGAAGGAAGCGAGATTACGAGGGATGACATTACCTGTAAAATTACTTATTGTTCCGTAG TTAATCCTGGCGGCTGGGCTCCAGCGGCGGTTCTTCGGGCGGTCTATAAACGGGAATATCCAAAGTTTTTGAAACGCTTTACGAGCTACTGTATCGACCAATGCAAAGACAAGCCAATTTTATTCTGA